The Pseudomonadota bacterium sequence AACCGAGCCGCATGGTCGAACCGAGCCGCATGGTCGAACCGAGCCGCATGGTCGAACCGAGCCGCATGGTCGAACCGAGCCGCATGGTCGAACCGAGCCGCATGCCCGATCCACCCGCGCTGGTCGCCGCGCCCTCGTTTCCAGAGCATCCTCCAGGATCGCAACAGCGCAGCGACGAGAACTCCGATGGTGTCAACTATGGTTCCGGTGCCTCGACTACGGATCGGCGGCGTTAGAAGCGGCCTCGGGCACGCGGATGTGGATCGATGGAGCGGCTCGACGTTGGTGACCGGCTCGACGTTGGTGACCGATGGGGCCAGCGCCGCGTTCTCGCAAGGCAGTCATGAATAGGCACACTCGGGTTGTGTTCGCCCTCGCCCTCGCAGTTTCGCTTGCCGCCACAGCTGCCGGTGCCGACAAGCCCGCCAGCAAGGCGTCGGTCGGCGGGGAGCTCGAGTTGCCCCATCAGGCCCATACACTCGACAACGGCCTCCAAGTCCTGCTGCACGAAGACCACCGGCTTCCGTTGGTGGCCGTGAGCATCTGGTATCATGTTGGCGCTTTTCATGAGGCCCCGGGGCGCACGGGGTTTGCTCATCTATTCGAACACATGATGTTTCAGGGCTCCGCCCACGTCGCCGACGATCAACACATCTCCTTGGTGCAGCAGATCGGCGGCACGGGCGTGAACGGAACGACCTCCTTCGATCGAACCAACTACATCGAGACCGTTCCTACCCATCATCTGGAGACGGTGTTCTGGTTGGAAAGCGACCGCATGGGGTTTCTGCTACCCGAGCTCACGGCGGAGAAGCTCGAGACGCAGCGTCAAGTGGTGAAAAACGAACGACGCCAAAGCGTCGAGACTCAACCTTACGGCATCGCCGAAGAAAGGCTGTGGCAGGCGTTGTTTCCGCTGCCACACTCGTATTACGGCCGTGTGATCGGGTCGATGCAGGACCTGAACGCGGCCACCCTGCAGGATGTGCGCGACTTCTTCGTCACCTGGTACGCGCCGTCGAACGCTACCCTGGTGGTCGCGGGGGATATCGAGCCACGAGCGACCCTGAGACTGATCCGCAAGTACTTCGGAACACTGCCCGCGCGCCCCAGGCCCAAGCCGCCCAAGGTAGCCTCCGTGCGTCTCGATCGCGAGGTCGTCATCGAGCACGAGGAGGAGGTGGGACAGCTGGCAAGGGTCATGGTGGGCTGGCACTCACCGGCGTTTTTCGCGCCGGGAGACGCGGACGCGGACCTGCTTGCTTCCCTGCTGAGCGTGGGGCGATCGAGTCGACTGCAGGCACGGCTGGTTCACGAGCTTCAGCTCGCGCAGAGCGCCAACGCCAGCCAGGAGAGCCTGGGAAGCCAGTCGGTATTCAGCATCGAGGCCACCGCCCGACCGGGTGTCAAGGCCGAGCGGCTACTCGAGGAGATCGACACCATCCTGGACTCCGTGCGCAACGGCGATCTCAGCCAGAGCGAAATCAAGCGAGCGGCCGCGCGCTTCGAAACCGCCTTCATCACGGACCTTCAGCGGCTTGGAGGCTTTCGCGGGCGGGCAGAACAACTGCAGCGCTACAACCACTTCCTGGGTGACCCCGACTACCTGGCCCGTGATCTCGCCCGGTACCGCAACGTAAGCGTCCAGTCGCTGACGGATTTCGTCCGCAAGCAGCTCCCAAAGAAGCGGCGGGCGGTCCTGTTCGCGCGACCGAAGATGCACTCGGCTCAGCCGACGCAAGCTGAGCCAGGACAAGCCCCGTCGCCCCCCGGGGACCACTGACATGCCGAGCGCGTGGTCACCTGCGGCCAGGGAGTGTCGTCAAAATACTCCCGTCGATCCCGAGGCCCTCGAAATCGTGGGGTCTCCCGCCGCTCCTCAACGATGCACCACATCGCCTCGTCACGGCGAACCCCCCCACGATTCCGATCATCTTCGGGCTCTCGGTCCGATGTTGAAGACACTCCCTAGTACCTCGAATCACGAGTTCGGCATGCGAAGCTTGGGTGTCGACCCGGGACGCCGGCGGGTGGGCCTGGCCCTGAGCGACAGCGAGCTCGGTCTCGCGCTGCCGCACCGCACCCTGCAGGTCGCCGATACGGCTGAAGCGGCCAAGCTGATTGCGGCCGAAGCACGGCTGCAGGCCGTGGGGGAGATCGTGGTGGGCCTTCCGCTTCGCCTGGGCGGCGCCGAAGGTCCGTCGTCCCAACGTGCTCGCCGAATCGCAGCCATGGTGCAGGCCGAAACTGGCCTCGACACCGTGCTGTGGGATGAGCGGCTTTCGACCGCGGCAGCCCAGCGCTCGCTCGATGAGGTTGGAGCGCGCGGTACAAAACGACGTAAGCTGGTCGACCAAGTAGCGGCCGCCTGGCTGCTCCAGAGCTACCTTGATTCCAAGAGCGAGCCCGGCGATGGGCAAAGGAGCACAGCGTGCAAAGACCGTGATGCCAGCACGCCCGAGCCAAACGGGGGCACATCGTAGGTTGCGCAGGGCCCTGGGCCTGGCTGCGTTGCTGGTAGCCGCGACCCTGCTCGCGGCTCTGGGTTGGCTGGTCCTGATCTTCCCGAACCAGACCGGACCGGGACGGGGAACCATCGTGGCGGTGCGGATGGCAGCAGACGCGAGCCTTCCTCATGTTTCGAGCGCGCTGGGCCGTGAGGGAGCCGTTGTCCGACCTCGGGTTTGGTCGGCGTACGCCGCCCTGCTGGGAAGCGCAGACCGACTCCGGCGCGGCAAGACCGTTCTGCTGCGAGACAACATGACCCCGCGGCAAATCCTACAGCGGTTGGCCCGAGGCTACGGTGTGGCTCCCGTGCGTGTCGCGGTTCCGGAGGGACTCAATCGCTTCGATATCGCGCGCTTGCTCGAGCGCTGGGGGTTGTGCCGGCGCAGCGCGTTCCTCGCAGCCAGCAAAGACCCGGCGCTGCTGAATGAGCTCGGCATCCCCGCCGCAACTGCCGAGGGCTACCTGTTTCCCGACACGTACGAGCTGCACGAGAAGCTAAGCCCAAGGGAAATCGCGCGGCGCATGGTCCGCAACGGCCAGAGGCGGATCGGACGACTGCTGGCCGAGGGAGGCCGAGGCGACCTGGCCCAGCTTCAAGGCAAGCTTGGATGGCGCCTGCACGAAGTGCTCACCCTGGCATCCATCGTGGAGAAGGAGGCCAGAATTCGCAGCGAGCAGGCGCTCATCGCAGGCGTCTTCGTCAACAGACTGAGCAAGCCGGGCTTTGCGCCGCGTCGATTGCAGGCCGACCCCACCGTGGCCTATGGCTGCGTATCCACGCCCGAAAGCAGCCCGGCATGTGCCCGTTTCGATGGTAGGCGCGTCAGCCGTGCGATGCTCGCAGACTCCCACAACCCGTTCAACACCTACCGTCACGAGGGGCTGCCTCCCGGCCCCATCGCAAACCCGGGCCTGTCGGCGCTCCGCGCCACACTCCAACCGGCGGAGCACGATTACTACTACTTCGTAGCCCGCGGAGACGGCCACCACGAGTTCAGCGTCACGCTGGCGGAGCACAACGCAGCCGTGGACGCATATCGCCGCCGCGCCCGCTGACAGGTCGTATGACAAAAAAGCCGCGCCTGAGCGCCGAGTCAGGCCTCGGGGCTCGCCGCAACCAGCGCAAACCCATGGAGGGCTCCGTGAGGCGGGCCTGACGCGCAACGAGATTTCCGGGTCAGCTCCGCGACCGGCCCTCGGCCGCGCCGTTCGAGCAAGGGACAAGCCCGAGCCGGAAATGGGAGTTTCACGTCAGCTGGTTTGTCCGTGCAATCCCGATTCGTCGGATAATCCATATGGCCGCAAAAGTCCGGCGGAAACGCGAAACTACCGGCGCAATCCTGGCAGTCGTGCTATGAGCCGCCCCATCTAAGGAACATCTGGACCCTCTAGCCGGTACGCCACAGGTTCGGAGGCCAGAGGTCGGAGAGCCGAGGTCAGTATGAACGGCACAAACACCACGGAGGGGCGAGTCGAACCACAGCCCGCGGATCCGGCCACGTTGGCCGGAGCGCACGCCAAGAGCGGCAGTCAGAAGCGGCGCCGCGATCCGCAGGATTCCCAGCGTCGCATCCTGCAGGCGGCGGAGCAGGCGTTCGCCCGGCGAGGCTTCGAAGGCGCCCGGCTGCGAGATATCGCACACACAGCAGGCGTGCACCACGCGCTCGTGCATCACTACTACGAGGACAAGGAAGGCCTTTTCCGCGCGGTGCTGGAGAGCGCCCTGCAGCAGGTCTCTGCCCCGGCTCCCCCGCGTCCGGCCCCGGTGAGCGATCTGGGTGATGCACTGGACATGCTGGTCGATTTCGCAACCAACTTTTTCAGCTCGCACCGCAATCTGACGCTGATCATGGATGCGGCCTACCGCGATCCGGGCTCCACCGCCCACCGCGTGGTAAGCTGCGCCTACGATCAGCGGGTCAGACCGCTCTTCGGCAGGTTCGTGGATCGGATCAAGAGCGCGCAGCAGCACGGCTTGCTGCGTGACGACATTGATGCCCAGCAGCTGCTGGTCCTGACACTCGGAGTGGTGGCGTATCGATTTCAGAGCGGCACCGCAGCGCAGGTGCTCCACGAAGACAACTTCCAAGACCCCTCGGAAAGCAAGCGCACGCTTGTTGATTTCCTGGCGCGAGCGCTCATGCCGCAACGTTCAGGTGTTGGTTCCCTGCAGGCCCGGGATACGCAGTGACAGCCACAGCATGCCTTCGTCCGCCTGGACGTCGAGCACGTCCAGCGCGTCCATGACCGCAGCGCTGTATCGGCGTCTCATAGCGCTTCGCACCGCCGGTACGTCGCGAAGGTCGACCGTCACCCGATCGTGATCGCACAGGGAGACCGGCAGTCCGCCGGAAGCGTCAGCTCGGCCAAGGAGCACGCCCCACAAGGTGTGAGCGATCTCGCGAGCCACGACGGCGACGGTGTCCTGCGCCATACGGGCGGCATCGGCCGGCTGCACGCGAAAGCACACCTCTTTGGCTCCACCGGGAGCAAAGCGGCTCGAATACGGTATGAGGCGCGCGGCCAGCACGCGGCCGTCAGCATAGCTCACGTCCACCCGCAGACAGCCGGCGCTGGCCCTGACCGTGGCGGCTGCGACGCCGGGAAGGCAAGCGACCTTGCTCGTCAACACATGATCTGCAACCGCTACCCGGCCTTGCTTCAGCCCTCCTATCAGGCGGCGCAGCGGCCGGCCGGGCAAGGCCCGCAGACCCCGAGCCGCGGAACCGATCGCCCCGTGCACGAGACTGCGCAGCAGATCAACACGCGGGCTCACGAACATGTAGCCCAACCCGGACCAACATGGGCGCCCGGCGCCCGAGGGCGCAATCGATCGAGATCCGTGGGCACGATCCGCAGGCTTCCACGCACGGCAAAGCACCCGGTACGAACCCAGCGCGCCGGCAGATCGGGCACACCGCTGAGTGCTTCGAGGATCTCGCGGGGTCTGGCGGTGGTCGGCGCTGTGAGCCGGACCCGAAGGGACAGGGCCAGACACGCTCCGGCCACTCCGGCCCGCTCGAGCGCGTCGTTCACGGCGCTATCGTGCGCCACGGCCAGGCGGTTGGACTGCGTGGCTTCGCCGCCCGGGTCGCACGAAAGCCCCAGCTCCACGAGCGACTCCCTTACGTCGAGCGTCGCAGGCTCGGGCACGCGGCCGGCACGCCGGCGTTTGGTAGCGTGGCGCAGAACCCGCAAATCGGCACTCCGGTAGCGATGCGCGATCAGCCGGGCGAGGGCATCCGGGGAGGCCACATTGGCCGCTTGGAGCACCACGGCGGGCAGCGCGGCAACGTAGGTCGCTTCGTCGACAAGCCGGCTGAGGGAGGCGTCGTGAGCGGCCAGGGAGCGGACCACGAAGAACTCGAGGCCGGTTGCACAGACGCGCCCCAGCTCCTGGAGCAGCTGCTGGCTGTCAAGCGGGCCGGTTCCCGCGAGCTTCAGATCCACGTACTCAGCCAAGCTCGAGGTCCCCACGGCAAGCGCGGGTCCAAAGGTGAGCAAGGGCTTCGGGTGGAAGCCTGCCGAGCAGCGCAACGACAGCCCGGCCCGCCGGAACACCCTGGGAAGCATGCGCACCAGATCAAGATGGGATAGAAACGCCACCCGCCCGAGCTTGCGGTAACCGAGCCGAAGCCGGGCCGGCTCCTGCGACTCGCTGCCGGTCGAGCGCGACCCGTTTCCAGTTGAGCCAGTCCGCCCCATCGAGGCAGCGCGCCCGGTGCCGCCGGGCGTGTCGCCAACCACGCCGGGATCGTGCTGCCGCGAGCCCACGAGCGAGCCAGCCTGCGCGTGCTCGGCCTCCGGTTCGAGCGCGCCAAGGGCGCGCAGGTAAGACTCGCGCGTGTGGCGCATCTCATCGAGATCACA is a genomic window containing:
- a CDS encoding insulinase family protein, which encodes MNRHTRVVFALALAVSLAATAAGADKPASKASVGGELELPHQAHTLDNGLQVLLHEDHRLPLVAVSIWYHVGAFHEAPGRTGFAHLFEHMMFQGSAHVADDQHISLVQQIGGTGVNGTTSFDRTNYIETVPTHHLETVFWLESDRMGFLLPELTAEKLETQRQVVKNERRQSVETQPYGIAEERLWQALFPLPHSYYGRVIGSMQDLNAATLQDVRDFFVTWYAPSNATLVVAGDIEPRATLRLIRKYFGTLPARPRPKPPKVASVRLDREVVIEHEEEVGQLARVMVGWHSPAFFAPGDADADLLASLLSVGRSSRLQARLVHELQLAQSANASQESLGSQSVFSIEATARPGVKAERLLEEIDTILDSVRNGDLSQSEIKRAAARFETAFITDLQRLGGFRGRAEQLQRYNHFLGDPDYLARDLARYRNVSVQSLTDFVRKQLPKKRRAVLFARPKMHSAQPTQAEPGQAPSPPGDH
- the ruvX gene encoding Holliday junction resolvase RuvX gives rise to the protein MRSLGVDPGRRRVGLALSDSELGLALPHRTLQVADTAEAAKLIAAEARLQAVGEIVVGLPLRLGGAEGPSSQRARRIAAMVQAETGLDTVLWDERLSTAAAQRSLDEVGARGTKRRKLVDQVAAAWLLQSYLDSKSEPGDGQRSTACKDRDASTPEPNGGTS
- the mltG gene encoding endolytic transglycosylase MltG, with the protein product MPARPSQTGAHRRLRRALGLAALLVAATLLAALGWLVLIFPNQTGPGRGTIVAVRMAADASLPHVSSALGREGAVVRPRVWSAYAALLGSADRLRRGKTVLLRDNMTPRQILQRLARGYGVAPVRVAVPEGLNRFDIARLLERWGLCRRSAFLAASKDPALLNELGIPAATAEGYLFPDTYELHEKLSPREIARRMVRNGQRRIGRLLAEGGRGDLAQLQGKLGWRLHEVLTLASIVEKEARIRSEQALIAGVFVNRLSKPGFAPRRLQADPTVAYGCVSTPESSPACARFDGRRVSRAMLADSHNPFNTYRHEGLPPGPIANPGLSALRATLQPAEHDYYYFVARGDGHHEFSVTLAEHNAAVDAYRRRAR
- a CDS encoding TetR/AcrR family transcriptional regulator; this encodes MNGTNTTEGRVEPQPADPATLAGAHAKSGSQKRRRDPQDSQRRILQAAEQAFARRGFEGARLRDIAHTAGVHHALVHHYYEDKEGLFRAVLESALQQVSAPAPPRPAPVSDLGDALDMLVDFATNFFSSHRNLTLIMDAAYRDPGSTAHRVVSCAYDQRVRPLFGRFVDRIKSAQQHGLLRDDIDAQQLLVLTLGVVAYRFQSGTAAQVLHEDNFQDPSESKRTLVDFLARALMPQRSGVGSLQARDTQ